The following proteins come from a genomic window of Nitrospira sp.:
- a CDS encoding Insecticidal toxin complex protein TccB1: MDARASASNPPYEVKGTVRLADGSPAASLNVSAFDRDLRAEQLLGQTQTNQDGLYRIQYSADAFANAEGGSADLVVKVFAADGSQLATSPILFNAPPSAVVDVTIPADVRQPPSLFEKIGHRLKPLLNNLRIQDLEEDAQHQDLSFLTGETGFDTTALARFALAHRLAQQNLPAEFWFVLLGGSFYQFADGKSLSDQLATVLKSLPSLDGAAVQKALVRGFHQQEIPASFQENVAAWVKAFRAFAAAQSVSGAGKATFAALALDDAGITSAPKRETFARLYNEHRALTADVIAALSQDRSFTKAEIADLQTSFQLADITQGDFSVVKIIKREFGVRQPDQIRTLAKKDEHEWVRVVKAQVTAGALAPPIQVGTITSGSPLPDAEIYGKTLARQFREAFPTAAFAGGLERVLQNGGAQGLRHGPVLLGFLERHPAFEFLRTPIDDYLKTHAVSTDRALAQDDGFRLELKAVQRVFKLAPTFEATDALLADNLHSAQRIYRLGRSEFVRRYAGKPGFTAEGAGLAWNRAADTHAAVLTIVADLKSLEPDAVPRVLQHDQAALQTFPNWNNLFQAGDFCECEDCRSVLSPAAYFADLLMFLKDRRSAKPGATVKDILFGRRPDLGYLELNCPNALTPLPYIDVVCEVLEAVVDSTGENDVELAGFTTMPADPAAAKVAVAGAFTAQQIGLGADFSLTQVNPADPDQWVAHGEEATYLLKKKGSPNFFAQLLPNTKASAEELRGYPQYVNSKAYAQLRQARFPFALPFDLFAEEVRAALQQCNLQRWDLMRTFRGTAAPNNPNDGDIAAEYVGISADPAAAFDEKRLILVADPTAAGQQELWGEAGNADWLAAVTTVNDPLLAKTLSNVKTFLQKTGLEYDDLLALLDLKFINPSGDLAIRHLDVSCDTDKKVITHLDPITLDRIHRFLRLWWKLADWKLWELDFVIRHPRLGNGSLDEPFLINLFNFCEVRRGLGGHVTVEQGCALFGNLNTETHFTKPFDQRADGLYQSVFLNKRLIHPLDPAFQLDPGTGDLPAGQTISAHLPTVLAALGIREADLNLLKTLTKASDGLPYITDDLTLGNLSFLWRHAWLAKWLKLTIEEWTVLLKLVHQDIPFFASPEEALAFLNIVRSVKATGFSTDVLNWILAADRNAKAAMKESDATRFLSGLRKQLQAIKAQYEQPMPSDIDGLTALLTVLLQQLQRNEAGTQFFLGTLRDDVRVATTAVGLPPGFDFSPAIKATIPIRYDEAKQTISFTGLMTPAQKATLAAVIGDAAYQDAINDLFTQPRLALKFFEPLFTAPLAGLPSAVDFQSLPDPSLASRMFYDAEQRLLSVAGILSKDDKAALDALSSDAAYRAAITSLATQPVMIAPPDPRIWLVDTDLQFPLKDHVGDNMAAAVTKALMYLSDTLSKNAVVQSAASELRLTEALCRRLLTDYPILPDTLLTHLTGPSFVGTSGVVDYATLKLTFDGWFWAGRVAMVWKQWKLTLTDHEKLAGLPAGAQLLDFGTLPLDSTGTIAPLQKFLRASRLLQIRDMLPEAGITFVEVLNKLGGGSYPAAAFAVDVHLLNDAWAAADVQALVASLDLAYPADYLLAETWDRLRLTFYYLTNLNAGTDAVKAFAATTMTGVHAKTLNDLLRSKFGVETWLTLSANIQDVLRERKRDSLTAYLLAQSMPTDAPSGKWENTNDLYAYYLLDVEMSSCLLTSRLVQASGSVQLFVQRCFMGLEPDVKVQADGADGDSAWRWWTWMRKYRVWEANRKVFLWPENWIEPELKPDRSPFLKDLEKDLLQNDINQVMVEAAFATYLEKLDDVAQLEIAGFYQEDDGDNTIVHVFGRTKGAAPHLYYYRRYDYRQWTPWEKVDLDIQGDYLVPAVINKRLFLCWPVFTEVPDEAANGTVSTPEAHESITIQKTVKRHRIQMAVSDYQQGKWTPKKVSKDYYQSSWITVVDTVPKFYFFFPIDRSETDGRFLIKFGGYSLGSDGYEQAELFGAFELAECKGVPELVAFHGNYKPVMQPEWASVGEYQNPDKSYTAFMKWLELGTPDEFGHLIGRHDDPQNDFTLENTFASAEGFRYTPVLLQTPWFFRMSPAWQLSYFDRLFQDGLAALGVQNAAAARSSIESPTPIGTWLPFFYDDKKRTFFVLPALVQSTKGDPDGTQVDMLLYYPEVKKAFRQLEEYYAGLVQTWLDSIDLLALTPAERQQLDQLLWRAFPEEAPPPLPGTPPSYTPNEVTQVKGFITRYVMRYFHRYLGVLALRLFQSRHFHFKNFYHPFVCDFAKLVYNPLKGIPALMSRETQLKDSGFSFFRMYQPTPWVVEPPTEKYYPRELVDFTPDGAYSPYNWELFFHAPLLIANSLSKNQRFEEARNWYHFIFNPIGIESSMPGGSAMSKYWITKPFFETTDPQYIQQRIENILRMLAGDTSVPGFSIQTKKDLEDQVLDWRTHPFEPHRIANYRTVAYQKTVVMKYLDNLIAWGDYLFRQDSMESINEATQLYIMAAEILGPRPMKIPPQAKPPMESFNELEDTFDAFSNALIEVENVIPPLSGNNGNGSDQAPLPMLYFCIPKNEKLLSYWDTVADRLFKIRHCMNIEGVVRQLALFEPPIDPGALVKAVAAGVDIGSVLADLNAPLPLYRFNVVLSKANEICNDVRALGSALLTALQSRDSETLSLLRQDQEIRVLEAVKAVREQQIEEAKDNLEGLQKNKELAQMKQTYYETREFLNIGEALALGLSYESATISTAIQLASALAGTTRVAVPQFTTGGAGFGGSPVATMTHGGETLADAGEDAAQVLSVVAMAMEKAAAITGTVAGYQRRQDEWNFQRDLATKETEQLDQSIAAAELRVAMAEKELENHQLQIDNANATADFLRLKYTNEELYQWQIGQISGVYFQSYQLAYDLAKRAERCFRFELGLQDSNYIQFGYWDSLKKGLLSGEKLQYDLRRLETAYLEQNRREFELTKSVSLLLLDPLALVQLREKGRCFINLPEEIFDLDYPGHYFRRIKSVSLTIPCVVGPYTSISCTLRLTKNSIRINTLDGDNGYPHNVDQDGLPVDDPRFIENTIPVNAIAVSHAQNDSGVFELSFRDERYLPFEGAGAISNWSLELFHDMTAPDFGQSLRQFDYSTISDAIMHIQYTSREDAGGFKTKAIANLRTYFSTAGSRPSSRLFNLRQEFPTQWYRFLNPGNPADGNVFELEMSPNLFRILDRDKTLKINTLWLLGRCTDAGGYHLVMTPPLSSPPPPLVPSPEYGGLHVSQQGDADNPLGTEIVFGEKWRLKMTRPDGGNLQMGEVTELFLVLGYDWS, translated from the coding sequence ATGGATGCTCGTGCGTCAGCTTCAAACCCACCATATGAAGTAAAAGGCACTGTTCGCCTTGCCGACGGCTCTCCGGCCGCGAGCTTGAATGTATCGGCCTTCGATCGGGATTTGCGTGCGGAACAACTGCTGGGTCAGACGCAAACTAATCAGGACGGCTTGTACCGCATTCAATACAGCGCCGATGCATTTGCTAATGCAGAGGGCGGCAGCGCAGATCTCGTTGTCAAAGTCTTCGCCGCCGATGGCTCGCAGCTCGCGACCTCGCCGATTCTGTTCAACGCCCCGCCGTCGGCTGTCGTTGATGTCACGATTCCTGCTGATGTGCGACAACCGCCGTCACTGTTTGAAAAGATCGGGCACAGGCTCAAACCGTTACTGAACAATCTCAGGATTCAGGATCTTGAAGAGGATGCCCAACATCAAGATCTGAGCTTTCTGACAGGCGAAACGGGATTTGATACAACGGCTCTTGCCCGTTTTGCTCTAGCACACCGGCTCGCACAGCAAAACCTCCCAGCCGAATTCTGGTTTGTGCTGCTGGGCGGATCGTTTTATCAGTTCGCCGACGGAAAAAGTCTCAGCGATCAGCTGGCGACGGTTTTGAAGTCATTGCCATCGCTCGACGGCGCGGCTGTGCAGAAGGCGCTCGTCAGAGGATTTCATCAACAAGAGATTCCCGCTTCATTCCAAGAGAACGTCGCCGCGTGGGTCAAGGCCTTTCGAGCCTTCGCCGCCGCACAGTCGGTGAGTGGAGCAGGGAAGGCGACCTTTGCCGCCTTGGCGCTGGACGACGCCGGAATTACGAGTGCGCCCAAGCGGGAGACTTTCGCGCGCCTGTACAACGAGCACAGAGCATTGACGGCGGACGTCATCGCCGCCTTGTCACAAGACCGGTCGTTCACGAAGGCGGAGATCGCCGATCTGCAAACGTCCTTCCAGTTGGCGGATATCACCCAGGGCGATTTTTCCGTCGTCAAGATAATCAAGCGGGAATTTGGCGTTCGCCAACCGGATCAAATTCGTACGCTGGCCAAAAAGGATGAACATGAATGGGTGCGCGTGGTTAAAGCGCAGGTTACCGCCGGGGCTCTCGCGCCGCCCATACAGGTCGGCACGATTACCAGTGGATCACCGCTGCCGGATGCCGAAATCTATGGGAAAACGCTGGCGCGCCAGTTTCGCGAAGCGTTCCCGACGGCGGCCTTCGCCGGCGGACTTGAACGGGTCTTGCAGAATGGCGGTGCTCAAGGCCTGCGTCATGGACCAGTCTTGCTTGGTTTCTTGGAACGTCACCCCGCCTTTGAATTCTTGAGGACGCCGATCGATGACTATCTCAAGACCCATGCCGTGTCCACTGATCGGGCGCTGGCGCAAGATGACGGGTTCCGGTTGGAGCTGAAAGCGGTGCAGCGCGTCTTCAAGCTGGCACCGACGTTCGAGGCCACGGATGCCCTCCTCGCCGACAACCTCCACTCCGCCCAGCGAATCTATCGCCTGGGGAGAAGCGAGTTTGTCCGCCGCTATGCGGGCAAGCCGGGTTTCACGGCTGAGGGCGCCGGCCTTGCCTGGAATCGCGCCGCCGATACCCATGCCGCCGTCTTAACAATCGTAGCCGACCTCAAGTCACTGGAACCGGACGCTGTCCCTCGGGTCTTACAACACGACCAGGCGGCTCTGCAGACGTTCCCCAATTGGAACAATCTCTTTCAGGCCGGCGATTTCTGTGAGTGCGAAGATTGCCGCTCGGTGCTGAGTCCTGCGGCTTATTTCGCGGATCTGCTGATGTTCCTCAAGGATCGCCGGTCGGCCAAGCCTGGCGCGACGGTCAAGGATATTCTGTTCGGGCGGCGCCCCGATCTCGGCTACCTGGAACTGAACTGTCCCAATGCGCTGACGCCGCTGCCCTACATCGATGTGGTCTGCGAGGTGTTGGAAGCGGTGGTCGACTCGACCGGCGAGAACGATGTCGAGCTGGCGGGGTTCACGACCATGCCGGCCGATCCTGCCGCCGCCAAGGTTGCGGTGGCGGGAGCGTTCACGGCACAACAGATCGGCCTCGGTGCGGACTTCTCCCTTACGCAAGTGAATCCGGCCGATCCGGACCAATGGGTGGCGCACGGCGAGGAAGCGACATACCTGCTCAAGAAAAAAGGGAGTCCGAATTTTTTTGCTCAACTCCTCCCCAACACGAAAGCCAGTGCTGAAGAGCTACGGGGCTATCCTCAATATGTGAATTCGAAGGCCTATGCACAATTACGCCAAGCTCGATTTCCATTTGCGTTGCCCTTTGACCTCTTCGCTGAAGAAGTGCGCGCCGCCCTTCAGCAGTGCAATCTGCAACGGTGGGATCTCATGCGGACCTTCCGAGGGACGGCCGCGCCCAACAATCCCAACGATGGGGACATTGCGGCCGAGTATGTTGGAATCAGCGCCGACCCTGCCGCCGCGTTCGATGAGAAGCGCCTCATTCTGGTCGCCGATCCGACAGCGGCTGGACAACAGGAGTTGTGGGGGGAGGCGGGGAATGCCGATTGGTTGGCGGCGGTGACGACCGTCAACGATCCTCTCCTGGCGAAGACTTTGTCGAACGTCAAAACCTTTCTCCAAAAAACCGGCCTGGAATATGACGACCTCCTGGCCTTGCTCGATCTGAAATTCATCAATCCATCCGGCGACCTGGCCATCCGTCACCTCGATGTGTCCTGCGATACGGACAAGAAGGTCATCACGCATTTGGATCCCATCACACTCGATCGGATCCATCGTTTTCTGCGGCTGTGGTGGAAACTCGCGGATTGGAAATTGTGGGAGCTCGATTTCGTAATCCGCCATCCTCGTCTCGGCAACGGGTCATTGGATGAGCCCTTCCTGATCAACCTGTTCAATTTCTGTGAAGTGAGACGTGGACTCGGTGGACATGTGACTGTGGAACAGGGCTGTGCGTTGTTCGGCAACCTGAATACCGAGACTCACTTCACCAAGCCGTTCGACCAACGAGCGGATGGTCTGTATCAGAGTGTGTTCTTGAACAAGCGACTCATCCATCCGCTCGACCCCGCGTTCCAACTCGACCCCGGCACGGGGGATCTGCCTGCAGGCCAAACCATTTCAGCTCACCTGCCGACAGTCTTGGCGGCGCTGGGTATCCGAGAAGCTGATCTGAATCTGCTCAAGACGTTGACCAAAGCCTCCGATGGTCTGCCCTATATCACCGATGATCTCACGCTCGGAAATCTCTCATTCCTCTGGCGGCATGCCTGGTTGGCGAAATGGCTCAAGCTGACGATTGAAGAGTGGACCGTGCTCCTCAAACTGGTGCACCAAGATATTCCGTTCTTTGCCTCGCCCGAGGAGGCCCTAGCTTTCTTGAACATCGTTCGTTCGGTCAAAGCAACCGGGTTCTCGACGGATGTCCTCAATTGGATTCTTGCAGCGGACCGGAACGCCAAAGCGGCGATGAAAGAAAGTGATGCGACTCGATTCCTCTCCGGCCTGCGCAAACAATTGCAAGCGATCAAGGCTCAGTACGAGCAGCCAATGCCCTCCGACATCGACGGGCTCACGGCACTTCTGACCGTTCTTCTACAACAACTACAGAGAAATGAGGCGGGCACGCAATTCTTTCTGGGAACCTTACGGGATGACGTCCGCGTGGCAACGACGGCGGTTGGACTGCCGCCCGGGTTCGATTTTTCTCCTGCCATCAAGGCGACCATCCCCATTCGCTACGATGAAGCAAAGCAGACGATCAGCTTCACCGGGTTGATGACGCCCGCCCAGAAGGCGACGCTCGCAGCCGTGATCGGCGACGCGGCCTATCAAGACGCGATTAATGACCTCTTTACTCAACCGCGCCTCGCGCTGAAATTCTTTGAGCCTTTGTTTACGGCCCCACTCGCCGGCCTGCCCTCGGCGGTTGATTTTCAATCGTTGCCAGACCCTTCTCTTGCATCCAGGATGTTTTACGATGCTGAGCAACGCTTGCTCAGCGTGGCCGGTATCCTCTCGAAGGATGATAAGGCTGCGCTCGATGCGCTGTCCTCCGATGCGGCCTACCGTGCAGCTATCACAAGCTTGGCTACACAACCGGTCATGATTGCCCCTCCAGACCCGCGCATTTGGCTGGTCGATACGGATCTGCAATTCCCGCTCAAGGACCATGTAGGCGATAACATGGCTGCCGCGGTGACCAAGGCACTGATGTATTTATCCGATACGCTCTCGAAGAACGCGGTCGTTCAAAGCGCCGCGTCCGAATTGAGGCTGACGGAGGCTTTATGTCGGCGATTATTGACTGACTATCCGATCCTCCCTGACACGCTGCTTACGCACTTGACAGGCCCATCCTTTGTCGGCACGTCAGGCGTGGTGGATTATGCCACATTGAAACTGACGTTTGACGGATGGTTCTGGGCCGGCCGAGTCGCCATGGTTTGGAAGCAATGGAAGCTGACGTTGACCGATCATGAAAAGCTGGCGGGGCTCCCAGCCGGCGCTCAGCTTTTGGATTTTGGGACGCTGCCGCTGGACAGTACCGGAACAATTGCCCCTCTTCAAAAGTTCTTGAGAGCCAGCCGGCTCCTTCAAATTCGCGATATGTTGCCGGAGGCCGGCATCACCTTTGTGGAGGTCTTGAATAAATTGGGGGGCGGTTCCTATCCGGCTGCTGCTTTTGCTGTTGATGTTCATCTGCTTAACGACGCTTGGGCTGCTGCCGATGTGCAAGCTCTGGTTGCTTCGCTCGACCTCGCTTACCCTGCCGACTATCTATTAGCCGAAACTTGGGATCGACTGCGATTGACGTTCTACTATCTGACGAATCTCAATGCGGGGACCGATGCGGTCAAAGCCTTCGCCGCCACCACAATGACCGGGGTCCATGCCAAAACACTCAACGACTTGCTTCGGTCGAAATTCGGTGTTGAAACATGGCTCACACTGAGCGCGAACATTCAGGATGTCCTGCGGGAGCGGAAACGGGACAGTCTGACTGCTTATCTGCTGGCGCAATCCATGCCTACAGACGCGCCCAGCGGGAAATGGGAGAACACGAACGATCTCTATGCGTATTATCTCCTCGATGTGGAGATGAGCTCGTGCCTGCTGACAAGCCGCCTGGTACAGGCTTCAGGCTCCGTGCAGTTGTTCGTGCAGCGCTGCTTCATGGGGCTGGAGCCGGACGTGAAGGTGCAGGCAGATGGTGCGGACGGCGACAGCGCCTGGCGCTGGTGGACCTGGATGCGCAAGTACCGGGTGTGGGAGGCAAACCGCAAAGTCTTTCTCTGGCCGGAAAATTGGATCGAGCCGGAGTTGAAACCGGATCGGTCTCCGTTCCTCAAAGATCTCGAAAAGGATCTCCTGCAGAACGACATCAACCAGGTCATGGTTGAGGCGGCATTCGCGACGTATCTGGAGAAACTGGATGATGTGGCCCAACTCGAAATCGCCGGATTCTATCAAGAGGATGACGGTGACAATACCATCGTCCATGTCTTCGGTCGCACAAAAGGCGCGGCACCGCATCTCTATTACTACCGCCGCTATGACTATCGACAGTGGACACCGTGGGAGAAGGTGGATCTCGATATTCAAGGCGACTATCTCGTTCCGGCCGTGATCAACAAGCGCCTGTTCTTATGCTGGCCGGTGTTCACGGAAGTGCCTGATGAGGCGGCTAATGGTACGGTCTCAACGCCTGAAGCTCACGAGAGTATTACCATCCAGAAAACGGTCAAGCGACATCGAATTCAAATGGCCGTGAGTGATTATCAACAGGGGAAATGGACCCCGAAGAAAGTTTCCAAAGACTATTATCAAAGTAGCTGGATCACCGTCGTTGATACCGTTCCAAAATTTTATTTCTTTTTTCCCATTGACCGTAGCGAGACCGATGGTCGGTTTCTTATCAAGTTCGGCGGGTACAGTCTTGGCAGCGACGGATATGAACAGGCTGAGTTGTTCGGCGCATTCGAACTGGCGGAGTGCAAGGGTGTGCCTGAACTCGTCGCCTTTCATGGCAACTATAAACCGGTGATGCAGCCGGAATGGGCGTCAGTGGGCGAGTATCAGAACCCTGACAAATCCTATACCGCTTTTATGAAGTGGCTCGAATTGGGTACTCCCGATGAATTCGGACACCTGATTGGTCGACATGACGATCCGCAAAATGATTTTACCCTTGAAAATACATTCGCATCCGCCGAAGGGTTCCGCTATACGCCTGTGCTCCTTCAGACCCCCTGGTTTTTCAGGATGTCTCCAGCATGGCAGTTGTCCTACTTCGATCGTCTCTTTCAGGATGGGCTGGCGGCATTAGGAGTGCAGAATGCCGCGGCGGCCAGAAGTTCCATCGAATCTCCTACACCAATCGGGACATGGCTGCCTTTCTTCTATGACGACAAGAAGCGGACCTTCTTTGTCTTGCCTGCTCTTGTACAGTCCACCAAGGGTGATCCCGACGGAACGCAGGTGGATATGCTTCTGTACTATCCGGAGGTTAAGAAAGCCTTTCGGCAATTAGAGGAGTATTATGCAGGGCTTGTCCAGACGTGGCTGGATAGCATCGATCTCTTAGCCTTGACTCCTGCGGAGCGGCAACAATTGGATCAGCTCCTCTGGCGAGCCTTTCCTGAAGAAGCGCCTCCACCGTTGCCTGGGACACCTCCTTCTTACACGCCGAATGAAGTGACACAAGTGAAGGGATTCATTACGCGTTATGTGATGAGGTATTTCCACCGTTATCTGGGTGTGTTAGCGCTTCGGCTCTTTCAATCCCGGCATTTCCACTTTAAGAACTTCTACCATCCGTTTGTGTGCGACTTCGCGAAATTGGTCTACAACCCGCTCAAAGGCATTCCGGCGCTGATGAGCCGAGAGACGCAACTCAAGGATTCCGGTTTCAGTTTTTTTCGGATGTATCAGCCGACGCCGTGGGTGGTCGAACCGCCGACGGAGAAGTATTATCCGCGCGAACTGGTCGACTTTACCCCTGATGGGGCGTACTCGCCGTACAACTGGGAGTTGTTCTTTCACGCGCCGCTGCTGATTGCCAACTCGTTAAGCAAGAACCAACGGTTCGAAGAAGCTCGGAACTGGTATCACTTCATCTTCAACCCGATCGGGATCGAGAGCTCCATGCCCGGTGGCTCGGCGATGAGCAAATATTGGATCACGAAACCGTTCTTCGAAACCACAGACCCACAGTACATTCAGCAACGGATTGAGAACATCCTCCGCATGTTGGCGGGTGATACCAGCGTGCCGGGATTTTCTATACAGACGAAGAAGGATCTCGAAGATCAGGTGCTGGACTGGCGGACGCACCCCTTTGAACCGCATCGGATCGCCAACTATCGGACAGTGGCCTACCAGAAAACGGTGGTCATGAAGTACTTGGACAATTTGATTGCCTGGGGGGACTATCTGTTCCGCCAGGACAGTATGGAAAGTATCAACGAGGCCACGCAATTGTACATCATGGCGGCCGAGATCCTCGGTCCTCGCCCGATGAAGATCCCGCCCCAAGCGAAGCCGCCGATGGAAAGCTTCAATGAATTGGAGGATACGTTCGATGCCTTCTCGAATGCGCTGATTGAAGTGGAAAATGTTATCCCGCCACTCTCCGGCAATAATGGTAATGGGAGCGATCAGGCTCCGCTGCCGATGCTCTATTTCTGCATCCCGAAGAACGAGAAGCTGCTGAGTTATTGGGATACGGTGGCCGACCGACTCTTCAAGATCCGCCACTGCATGAATATCGAGGGCGTCGTGCGTCAATTGGCCCTCTTTGAACCACCCATCGACCCCGGCGCGTTAGTCAAGGCTGTTGCGGCCGGCGTGGACATCGGAAGCGTACTTGCTGATCTCAATGCGCCGCTACCGCTCTACCGGTTCAACGTGGTTCTGTCAAAGGCCAACGAGATCTGCAACGATGTGAGAGCGCTGGGGAGCGCACTCCTCACCGCTCTGCAGAGCAGAGACTCGGAAACGTTGAGTCTGTTGCGACAGGACCAGGAAATCAGGGTGCTGGAAGCGGTGAAAGCGGTTCGTGAGCAACAAATCGAAGAGGCCAAAGACAACCTGGAAGGACTTCAGAAGAATAAAGAGCTGGCGCAAATGAAGCAAACGTACTATGAGACGCGTGAGTTCCTGAACATTGGTGAGGCCCTCGCCTTAGGCCTGTCCTACGAATCGGCGACAATCAGCACCGCGATACAACTTGCATCCGCGCTGGCAGGGACCACCAGGGTCGCAGTGCCGCAGTTTACGACGGGTGGAGCAGGTTTTGGAGGATCACCCGTTGCCACTATGACCCATGGCGGAGAGACCCTCGCCGATGCCGGCGAGGATGCCGCGCAGGTTCTCTCGGTGGTTGCAATGGCGATGGAGAAGGCTGCTGCTATCACCGGCACGGTCGCAGGCTATCAGCGGCGGCAGGACGAGTGGAACTTTCAGAGAGATTTGGCGACCAAGGAAACCGAGCAGCTCGATCAGTCGATCGCGGCCGCTGAACTCCGGGTTGCGATGGCTGAGAAGGAACTGGAAAATCATCAACTTCAAATAGACAATGCCAATGCGACGGCAGACTTTCTGCGGTTGAAATATACCAATGAAGAGTTGTACCAATGGCAGATCGGTCAGATATCCGGCGTCTACTTCCAGAGCTACCAGCTGGCCTATGACTTGGCCAAACGAGCGGAGCGGTGCTTTCGATTTGAACTTGGGTTGCAGGACAGCAATTACATTCAATTCGGCTATTGGGATAGTTTGAAAAAAGGTCTGCTCTCAGGGGAGAAGCTCCAATACGATCTACGGCGGCTCGAAACGGCCTACCTCGAGCAGAATCGGCGCGAGTTTGAGCTGACAAAAAGTGTTTCTCTCTTGTTGCTGGATCCTCTGGCCTTGGTTCAGCTGAGAGAAAAAGGGCGTTGCTTCATCAACCTGCCTGAGGAGATCTTTGATCTGGATTATCCAGGGCACTATTTCCGCCGGATCAAGTCCGTGAGTCTGACGATTCCTTGCGTTGTCGGCCCGTACACATCGATCTCCTGCACGTTACGGCTCACGAAGAACAGCATACGAATTAATACATTGGACGGTGATAATGGGTATCCTCACAATGTTGATCAAGACGGCTTGCCTGTCGATGATCCTCGGTTTATCGAAAACACTATCCCAGTCAACGCGATTGCCGTCAGCCATGCACAGAACGACAGCGGTGTATTTGAATTGAGTTTCCGAGACGAACGCTATTTGCCGTTTGAAGGAGCGGGCGCGATCAGCAACTGGTCGCTGGAGCTGTTTCACGATATGACGGCTCCGGATTTCGGTCAATCCCTTCGCCAGTTCGACTACAGCACGATCTCCGATGCCATCATGCACATACAATATACGTCGCGGGAAGATGCGGGTGGATTCAAGACGAAGGCGATTGCCAATCTGCGGACGTATTTCAGCACAGCCGGATCGAGGCCGTCGTCGCGACTATTCAACCTGCGACAGGAATTCCCCACTCAGTGGTACCGTTTCCTCAATCCGGGCAACCCTGCAGATGGGAACGTCTTTGAGTTGGAGATGTCTCCGAATCTTTTTCGGATCCTGGACAGAGATAAGACTCTGAAGATCAAT